The Formosa sp. Hel1_33_131 genome window below encodes:
- the panC gene encoding pantoate--beta-alanine ligase — protein sequence MRVYTSKAELRTFISKEKNTAFSLGFVPTMGALHVGHLSLVKAALAENTLVVVSIFVNPTQFDNPNDLSSYPRTLTEDVQLLETLSETQILVYAPTVSDVYGSEMNADHFDFGGLEFEMEGKFRTGHFDGVGTIVKHLFEIVKPNFAYFGEKDFQQLQIIKKMVEITKLPVTITGCPIERESNGLAMSSRNSRLSAEEIEKSGLIYKTLQTVKEKFQSENHTVISDWVSTQFSNHPLFELEYFQISESENLAPIQQKNQTKIYRAFIAVFAGDVRLIDNIALN from the coding sequence ATGCGAGTTTACACATCTAAAGCCGAGTTGCGCACCTTCATTAGCAAGGAAAAAAACACTGCTTTTTCATTGGGATTTGTGCCAACGATGGGCGCACTCCACGTGGGGCATCTGTCTTTAGTGAAAGCTGCTTTGGCTGAAAACACGCTGGTGGTTGTCAGTATTTTTGTAAACCCCACCCAGTTTGACAATCCAAATGATTTAAGCTCATATCCACGTACGTTGACCGAAGATGTTCAGTTATTAGAAACACTTTCTGAAACACAGATTTTAGTCTATGCCCCAACCGTTAGCGATGTCTATGGATCTGAAATGAACGCCGATCATTTTGATTTTGGAGGTCTGGAATTTGAAATGGAAGGTAAATTTAGAACTGGCCATTTTGATGGGGTTGGAACCATTGTAAAACATCTGTTTGAAATTGTAAAACCCAACTTTGCTTATTTTGGTGAAAAAGATTTTCAGCAATTACAAATTATCAAAAAGATGGTTGAGATTACCAAGCTCCCAGTCACAATCACTGGCTGTCCAATTGAGCGTGAGTCCAATGGACTCGCTATGAGTTCACGAAACAGCCGTTTGTCTGCCGAAGAAATAGAAAAATCAGGCTTAATTTATAAAACGCTCCAAACCGTTAAAGAAAAATTTCAATCCGAAAACCATACAGTTATTTCCGATTGGGTAAGCACTCAATTTAGCAACCACCCTTTATTTGAGTTGGAATATTTTCAGATTTCAGAGAGTGAAAACTTAGCGCCCATTCAACAAAAAAATCAAACTAAAATATACCGCGCATTTATTGCAGTTTTTGCAGGAGATGTCCGATTAATTGACAATATCGCTTTAAATTAA
- the panD gene encoding aspartate 1-decarboxylase, which translates to MQIQVVKSKIHRVKVTGADLDYIGSITIDEDLMDAANIIQGEKIQVVNNNNGERLDTYVIPGPRNSGEITLNGAAAHKVSIGDVLILITYAFMDVEAAKIFKPSLVFPNEANNLLN; encoded by the coding sequence ATGCAAATACAAGTCGTAAAATCTAAAATTCATCGTGTAAAAGTAACAGGGGCAGACCTTGATTATATTGGCAGCATTACCATTGATGAAGACTTAATGGATGCCGCAAATATTATTCAAGGCGAAAAAATCCAAGTGGTTAACAATAACAACGGCGAACGCCTAGACACCTACGTGATTCCTGGCCCTCGAAACTCAGGTGAAATTACGCTTAATGGTGCTGCGGCACATAAAGTCTCTATAGGCGATGTCCTGATTTTAATCACCTATGCGTTTATGGATGTGGAAGCCGCTAAAATATTCAAGCCGTCTTTAGTGTTTCCGAATGAAGCCAATAACCTTTTAAACTAA
- a CDS encoding glycogen/starch synthase, producing MKDKRILYVSSEVVPYLPETEISSMSFEAPRMVNKQGGQIRIFMPRYGNINERRHQLHEVIRLSGINLVINDLDMPLIIKVASIPKERIQVYFIDNEEYFRRKATFTDENGELFDDNDERAIFFAKGVIETVKKLNWAPDIIHVHGWLASLLPLYLKQYYKDEPLFKESKIVTSIYNQSFDKTLNMGMVDKIKFDEIEDTHINKLKTPSYTNLMKVAVDFSDGLIRGSQDLPKELDDYLADCEKPVLDYQYPEAFAEAYTEFYNTQILKLVP from the coding sequence ATGAAAGATAAGAGAATATTATACGTTTCGTCCGAGGTTGTACCCTATTTACCTGAAACGGAGATTTCCTCCATGTCGTTTGAAGCGCCTAGAATGGTGAATAAACAAGGGGGGCAGATACGAATATTCATGCCGCGTTATGGGAATATCAACGAGAGAAGGCATCAGTTACATGAGGTGATTCGCTTGTCGGGAATCAACTTAGTGATTAATGATTTAGACATGCCTTTAATCATAAAAGTAGCTTCGATTCCAAAGGAACGCATTCAAGTATATTTTATTGATAACGAAGAGTATTTTAGACGTAAAGCAACGTTTACCGATGAAAACGGTGAATTATTTGATGACAATGATGAACGTGCTATATTTTTTGCTAAAGGGGTTATAGAAACTGTAAAGAAATTAAATTGGGCTCCCGACATTATTCATGTGCATGGGTGGCTGGCCTCTTTATTGCCATTATATTTGAAGCAATACTATAAAGACGAACCGCTTTTCAAAGAAAGTAAAATTGTAACCTCTATATATAACCAGAGTTTTGACAAGACGCTTAATATGGGCATGGTTGACAAAATTAAGTTTGATGAAATTGAGGATACACACATCAACAAGTTAAAAACACCTTCCTATACTAACTTAATGAAAGTCGCAGTTGATTTTTCAGATGGATTGATAAGAGGGTCTCAAGACCTCCCAAAAGAATTAGACGATTACCTTGCTGATTGTGAAAAACCTGTTTTGGACTACCAATACCCTGAAGCTTTTGCAGAGGCTTACACTGAATTTTACAATACACAAATCTTAAAACTAGTCCCTTAA